A genome region from Methanobacterium subterraneum includes the following:
- the amrB gene encoding AmmeMemoRadiSam system protein B — translation MIRKPAVAGMFYESDEGSLKKRIEWCYQHKLGPGKQPGKLGNQRSIKGLIAPHAGYVYSGPVAACSYLELAEDGMPETVVILCPNHTGMGSGLATMTQGSWLTPLGEVEIDQEFATELVNYYPLLDDDPSAHIQEHSCEVQLPFLQEISTDFQMVPVCMMMQDVETSRELGETIAHTAAKLGRDAVVIASTDFTHYQPQEVAQAHDEKVLQAIAKMDEVEMIQRIQEYQVTMCGYGPVTATIEASRNMGAQTASILQYATSGDTGGDKDSVVGYASAVFR, via the coding sequence ATGATCAGGAAACCTGCCGTGGCAGGAATGTTCTATGAATCAGATGAAGGTTCATTAAAGAAGAGAATTGAATGGTGCTACCAGCACAAATTAGGACCTGGAAAGCAACCGGGAAAACTGGGAAACCAGCGGAGTATCAAAGGACTCATCGCTCCCCACGCCGGGTACGTATACTCTGGACCAGTGGCAGCCTGCTCATACCTGGAACTGGCCGAAGATGGTATGCCCGAAACAGTGGTTATACTATGTCCTAACCACACTGGAATGGGATCCGGATTGGCCACCATGACCCAGGGCTCATGGCTAACACCTCTGGGAGAAGTGGAAATAGACCAAGAATTCGCCACCGAACTGGTGAACTACTACCCATTACTGGATGATGACCCATCTGCCCATATCCAGGAACACAGCTGCGAAGTACAGCTACCCTTCCTACAGGAAATCAGCACAGATTTCCAGATGGTACCAGTGTGCATGATGATGCAGGATGTGGAAACCAGCCGGGAACTGGGAGAAACCATAGCACACACCGCAGCCAAACTGGGAAGGGACGCCGTGGTAATTGCCAGTACAGACTTCACCCACTACCAGCCACAAGAAGTGGCTCAGGCCCATGATGAGAAGGTACTCCAAGCCATAGCCAAAATGGATGAAGTGGAAATGATCCAAAGGATACAGGAATACCAGGTAACCATGTGTGGCTACGGACCAGTAACCGCCACCATAGAAGCATCCCGAAACATGGGAGCCCAGACAGCCAGCATCCTACAGTACGCAACCAGTGGAGATACTGGTGGAGACAAAGACTCTGTAGTGGGATACGCCTCAGCAGTATTCAGGTAA
- the rpsB gene encoding 30S ribosomal protein S2 yields MSELLIPLDKYLAAGLHIGTQQKTKDMERYIYRVRADGLYVLDVRKTNDRIMSAAKFLAKFDPEDILAVSTRQYGQTPVRRFGEITGARTIPGRFIPGTLTNPNYGKFIEPEVLMVTDPRSDSQAIIEAKQIGLPVVALCDTENLLGNVDIVIPVNNKGRKAIALVYWLMARQILREREVLAPEEELDILPSEFELKI; encoded by the coding sequence TTGTCAGAACTATTAATTCCATTGGATAAATACCTAGCAGCAGGATTACACATAGGCACACAACAGAAGACCAAGGACATGGAACGATACATATACCGTGTACGAGCCGACGGACTATACGTCTTAGATGTGCGGAAAACCAACGACAGAATCATGTCAGCCGCCAAATTCTTGGCAAAATTCGACCCAGAAGACATACTGGCCGTGTCAACCAGGCAGTACGGACAAACTCCAGTACGCAGATTCGGAGAAATCACCGGAGCACGAACCATCCCTGGAAGGTTCATACCCGGAACATTAACCAACCCCAACTATGGTAAATTCATAGAACCTGAAGTACTAATGGTAACCGACCCCCGAAGCGACTCACAGGCCATAATCGAAGCAAAACAGATTGGACTACCTGTAGTAGCACTCTGTGACACTGAAAACCTGCTGGGCAACGTTGACATAGTCATACCAGTGAACAACAAAGGACGAAAAGCAATAGCCCTGGTCTACTGGTTAATGGCCCGACAGATACTAAGGGAAAGAGAAGTACTGGCTCCTGAAGAGGAACTGGACATACTCCCATCAGAATTCGAACTCAAAATATAA
- a CDS encoding 4Fe-4S dicluster domain-containing protein produces the protein MVKITIDHDNCDGADCAECVDVCPMEVLILEGDKIVVQNKEDCSLCEVCMDVCPNEAIKVEDE, from the coding sequence ATGGTTAAAATAACAATCGACCACGATAACTGTGACGGAGCAGACTGTGCTGAATGTGTGGATGTATGTCCCATGGAAGTACTTATCTTAGAAGGGGATAAAATAGTCGTCCAGAACAAGGAAGACTGCAGTCTATGCGAAGTATGCATGGATGTATGCCCCAACGAAGCAATTAAAGTTGAAGACGAATAA
- the eno gene encoding phosphopyruvate hydratase, with product MDSVIEDIRVRKILDSRGNPTLEVDVITWNGFGRAAAPSGASTGVREVVSFPVGGVDGIIEEVEDIISAELIGMDAEDLQEIDLVLKEIDGTENLSAIGGNTTVAVSMAVAKAAAASYNLPLYRFLGGNMPSAIPYPLGNMINGGAHAGRNAPDIQEFLVLPVGAENITEAVFTNAAVHKRIREKIVAKDSLFTGGKGDEGGWAPNLTNQEALEIQATSCAEVSDETGVLVKPCLDLAASEFWDADAEKYVYKKEGVKRDTGEQVDYVNEIIDTYKMFFVEDPIREGDFQGFADLTEKAGQKCLICGDDIFVTNSEILAEGIEKSAANSIIIKPNQIGTLSDTYATVNLARTNRYVPVVSHRSGETPDDTIAHLAVAWSCPIIKTGAVGGERIAKLNELIRIEEEMSNPQMAEINW from the coding sequence ATGGATAGTGTTATTGAAGACATCCGGGTTAGAAAAATTTTAGATAGCAGAGGAAACCCCACCCTGGAAGTGGATGTAATCACCTGGAACGGATTCGGAAGAGCAGCCGCACCAAGCGGAGCCAGTACCGGAGTCCGTGAAGTGGTCTCATTCCCCGTTGGAGGGGTTGATGGTATTATAGAAGAAGTAGAGGATATCATCTCCGCAGAACTCATCGGCATGGACGCCGAAGACCTTCAGGAGATAGATCTGGTTTTAAAGGAAATAGACGGCACCGAAAACCTGTCCGCCATAGGCGGTAACACCACCGTGGCTGTATCCATGGCAGTGGCCAAAGCCGCAGCCGCATCCTACAACCTACCTCTGTACCGATTCCTAGGTGGAAACATGCCATCGGCAATACCATACCCACTGGGAAACATGATCAATGGAGGAGCACACGCCGGTCGTAACGCCCCTGACATCCAGGAATTCCTGGTCCTGCCAGTGGGAGCAGAAAACATCACCGAAGCAGTGTTCACCAATGCCGCTGTGCACAAAAGGATAAGGGAAAAAATCGTAGCCAAAGACTCCCTATTCACCGGTGGAAAAGGAGACGAAGGAGGATGGGCACCCAACCTCACCAACCAGGAAGCCCTGGAAATCCAGGCCACCTCCTGCGCCGAAGTCTCTGACGAAACCGGGGTGCTGGTAAAACCATGCCTGGACCTGGCCGCCAGTGAATTCTGGGACGCAGATGCAGAAAAATACGTTTACAAAAAAGAAGGAGTTAAAAGGGACACCGGAGAACAGGTAGACTACGTCAATGAAATCATAGACACCTATAAAATGTTCTTCGTGGAAGACCCCATACGGGAAGGAGACTTCCAGGGATTTGCTGATCTCACCGAGAAAGCCGGTCAGAAGTGTTTAATTTGTGGAGATGACATCTTCGTAACCAACTCTGAAATACTGGCCGAAGGAATAGAAAAATCAGCAGCCAACTCCATCATCATCAAACCCAACCAGATCGGAACCCTCAGTGACACCTACGCCACTGTGAACCTGGCCCGAACCAACCGGTACGTACCAGTAGTATCCCACCGATCCGGTGAAACTCCTGATGATACCATAGCCCACCTGGCAGTAGCCTGGAGCTGTCCCATCATCAAAACCGGAGCAGTGGGCGGGGAAAGAATAGCAAAACTCAACGAACTCATCCGAATAGAAGAGGAAATGAGCAACCCCCAGATGGCTGAAATCAACTGGTAA
- a CDS encoding DNA-directed RNA polymerase subunit K, which yields MASKKLNRFERARLIGARALQLSMGAKPMVDVTPDQDPIDIAVIELNKKVLPLDVRPL from the coding sequence ATGGCAAGTAAAAAATTAAACCGTTTTGAAAGGGCCAGATTAATCGGTGCCCGTGCATTACAACTTTCCATGGGAGCAAAGCCAATGGTGGATGTAACACCAGACCAGGACCCAATTGACATCGCGGTTATTGAGCTTAACAAAAAAGTACTCCCATTAGATGTTCGGCCATTGTAA
- a CDS encoding DNA-directed RNA polymerase subunit N — MIPVRCLSCGKVVSAYFEDFQKRTEMGEDPKEVLDDLGITRYCCRRMFIAHVEVW; from the coding sequence ATGATTCCAGTAAGATGTTTGAGCTGTGGTAAAGTAGTATCAGCCTACTTTGAAGATTTCCAGAAAAGAACCGAAATGGGAGAGGATCCCAAGGAGGTCCTGGATGATCTAGGAATCACAAGGTACTGTTGCCGGAGAATGTTCATTGCCCATGTAGAAGTTTGGTAG
- a CDS encoding 30S ribosomal protein S9 — MKKVIHTSGKRKTAIARGRFRKGKGRVRINKQPVELYGPELARLKINEPLTLAADLIGQVDIDVKVIGGGVMGQAEAARMVIAKGLVQWTGDIELKEKFSQYDRTMLVGDPRRSEPKKYGGRGARARRQKSYR, encoded by the coding sequence ATGAAGAAGGTTATTCACACCAGTGGAAAGAGAAAAACAGCCATCGCCCGGGGCCGATTCAGAAAAGGTAAAGGCCGAGTGCGAATCAACAAACAGCCAGTGGAACTATACGGCCCAGAACTGGCACGACTTAAAATAAACGAACCACTCACCCTGGCTGCCGACTTAATTGGCCAGGTGGACATTGATGTTAAAGTCATAGGTGGTGGAGTAATGGGACAGGCAGAAGCCGCCCGTATGGTAATTGCCAAAGGTCTGGTACAGTGGACTGGAGACATTGAACTCAAAGAAAAGTTCAGTCAATACGACCGTACCATGCTGGTAGGGGACCCCCGAAGATCAGAACCTAAAAAATACGGTGGTCGCGGTGCCCGAGCCCGTAGGCAGAAGAGTTACCGATAA
- a CDS encoding 50S ribosomal protein L13: protein MIIDGEGLVLGRLASTVSKKLLTGERVTVLNAEKIIISGNKEWAYAKYKQRLDRASISNPRRMGPKYPRRPDDIFRRTVRGMLPYKQHKGREALKGLQVHVGVPSEFESEEIGQLREAQPKNISKSVELGKISQLLGAKF from the coding sequence ATGATTATAGATGGAGAAGGACTCGTCCTGGGAAGACTGGCAAGTACCGTCAGTAAAAAACTTCTCACCGGGGAACGGGTAACAGTTTTAAATGCAGAGAAGATTATAATATCGGGTAACAAGGAATGGGCCTACGCGAAGTACAAACAAAGATTAGACCGGGCCAGCATATCCAACCCGCGCCGAATGGGGCCAAAATACCCACGCCGACCTGATGACATATTCCGAAGAACTGTTAGGGGTATGTTACCCTACAAACAGCACAAAGGAAGGGAAGCACTAAAAGGACTGCAAGTCCATGTAGGAGTACCCTCCGAATTTGAAAGTGAAGAAATCGGCCAGTTAAGGGAAGCACAACCCAAAAATATCTCCAAGTCAGTTGAACTAGGGAAAATATCCCAACTACTAGGAGCCAAATTCTAA
- a CDS encoding 50S ribosomal protein L18e translates to MKTNPQINQLINILKEKARQEEAPLWRNLAKRLEKSTRSQAEVNLSRINRHTEEDEIVLVPGKVLGSGALDHKVQVAALDFSKQAEEKIVNAGGKCLDITLLMEENPSGSGVKIIQ, encoded by the coding sequence ATGAAAACTAACCCCCAAATTAACCAACTCATAAATATCCTCAAAGAAAAAGCCCGCCAGGAAGAAGCACCCCTCTGGAGGAACCTGGCCAAAAGGCTAGAAAAATCCACCCGCAGTCAGGCAGAGGTAAACCTTTCCAGAATAAACAGGCACACCGAAGAAGACGAAATAGTACTTGTACCTGGAAAAGTCCTGGGAAGCGGAGCACTGGACCACAAAGTTCAAGTAGCAGCACTAGACTTCTCCAAACAGGCAGAAGAGAAAATTGTAAATGCCGGTGGGAAATGCCTGGACATCACCCTTCTAATGGAAGAAAATCCAAGCGGAAGCGGAGTAAAAATTATTCAATAA
- a CDS encoding DNA-directed RNA polymerase subunit D: MEIEIKNRENDLLVFTVEGVDVSMVNALRRICMVEVPTLAIETVEILKNDARIFDEALAHRLGLVPLTTDLESMILAEDCDCEGHCPRCSVSLILEGKGPKTLYSGDLKSQDTNLKPVLDTIPLVKLKDGDEVELEAIAQLGLGTKHAKWQPTTSSAYKHYPEIIIDPDKCEACLDCVKGCPRNVLEYDEKNNQITVVDLENCSMCRTCMKDCQNEAITVEIVEDKFIFRIETDGSLSPTEVLTRACDILSEKADKIVTFSEGGS, translated from the coding sequence ATGGAGATAGAAATTAAAAACAGGGAAAACGACCTGCTAGTATTCACCGTGGAAGGTGTGGATGTCAGCATGGTCAATGCCCTGCGCCGGATCTGCATGGTGGAAGTCCCCACACTGGCTATTGAAACTGTGGAGATCTTAAAAAACGATGCACGCATATTCGACGAAGCACTAGCCCACCGACTGGGACTGGTACCACTAACCACCGACCTGGAATCGATGATACTTGCCGAGGACTGTGACTGTGAAGGTCACTGCCCCCGCTGCAGTGTATCCCTAATCTTAGAAGGCAAAGGACCCAAAACACTATACTCAGGGGATCTTAAATCACAGGATACCAACTTGAAACCTGTACTGGATACCATTCCACTGGTAAAACTCAAAGATGGAGATGAAGTGGAACTGGAAGCCATTGCACAATTAGGATTAGGAACAAAACATGCCAAATGGCAACCCACCACCAGCAGTGCCTACAAACATTACCCGGAGATCATTATAGACCCGGATAAATGTGAAGCATGCCTGGACTGTGTTAAAGGATGCCCCAGGAATGTCCTGGAATACGATGAAAAAAATAACCAGATAACTGTGGTGGACCTGGAAAACTGTTCCATGTGCAGAACCTGTATGAAGGACTGCCAGAACGAGGCCATTACCGTGGAAATCGTGGAGGACAAATTCATCTTCCGCATTGAAACCGACGGTTCACTATCTCCAACTGAAGTACTCACTCGCGCATGCGACATATTATCAGAAAAAGCTGATAAAATTGTCACTTTTAGTGAAGGAGGAAGTTAA